The following coding sequences are from one Triplophysa dalaica isolate WHDGS20190420 chromosome 12, ASM1584641v1, whole genome shotgun sequence window:
- the s100a10b gene encoding protein S100-A10b, with protein sequence MPSDLERAMETLITVFHRYAGREGNKASLSRKELKQLMETELSSFLKSQKDPAAIDKIMKDLDANGDGEVNFEEFVSLVVGLSIACEQIYQTHQKLTAGVKKQ encoded by the exons ATGCCGTCTGATCTGGAGAGAGCGATGGAGACTCTGATCACTGTGTTTCACCGTTACGCGGGCAGAGAGGGTAATAAAGCATCGCTGAGCCGCAAAGAACTCAAACAGCTGATGGAGACAGAGCTGTCCAGCTTTTTGAAG TCTCAAAAGGATCCTGCTGCAATAGACAAGATTATGAAGGATCTGGACGCTAATGGCGACGGAGAGGTGAATTTCGAGGAGTTTGTTTCTCTTGTGGTCGGTTTGTCCATTGCTTGCGAACAGATCTACCAGACGCACCAGAAACTGACAGCAGGtgttaaaaagcaataa
- the s100w gene encoding S100 calcium binding protein W: MSKLEQAIVAIVEVFEEFAGKDDKKSQLSKTELSDLIKSQLSSGPFKDKVDPENIKEVMDDLDKNRDGDVNFGEFSKYVACLAKGYYRKKHGDDKDKPRRNK, translated from the exons ATGTCTAAGCTGGAGCAAGCCATTGTGGCCATAGTGGAGGTGTTTGAGGAGTTTGCTGGAAAAGATGACAAGAAGTCACAGCTGAGCAAAACCGAGCTTTCAGACCTTATTAAAAGCCAACTAAGCAGTGGTCCATTCAAG GACAAAGTCGATCCGGAGAATATCAAGGAGGTCATGGATGATCTGGATAAGAACCGCGATGGAGATGTAAACTTCGGTGAATTCAGCAAGTACGTGGCTTGTCTAGCCAAAGGCTACTACAGGAAAAAGCATGGCGACGATAAGGATAAGCCCAGGAGGAATAAGTGA